The Chryseobacterium aureum genome contains a region encoding:
- a CDS encoding DUF4142 domain-containing protein produces the protein MKNLVVTVFAVAALAACKKNDQTPSTQSQESTAMSPPAESGMTVSDSTKMPDQKNQKIPLSDEDKKFADAAAIGGLMEVMMGKLAETNAENSAVKSLGAMMVKDHTSANDELRSWASANGYTLPTGLDAEKQKMYDDLKARKGKDFDRKYTDLMVSDHKEDVEAFKKEATAGKEASLKSFASKILPTLEHHLKESEKAKNAVK, from the coding sequence ATGAAAAATCTTGTAGTAACAGTTTTTGCAGTAGCAGCTTTGGCCGCCTGTAAAAAAAATGACCAAACGCCGTCCACACAATCTCAGGAAAGTACAGCAATGTCCCCTCCCGCAGAATCTGGAATGACGGTAAGCGATTCTACTAAAATGCCAGACCAGAAAAACCAGAAAATCCCTCTTAGCGATGAGGACAAAAAGTTTGCAGATGCTGCGGCAATAGGAGGACTAATGGAAGTTATGATGGGAAAACTGGCAGAAACCAATGCCGAAAATTCAGCGGTAAAATCTCTGGGAGCCATGATGGTAAAAGATCATACCAGTGCGAATGATGAACTTAGAAGCTGGGCTTCCGCCAATGGCTATACGCTTCCCACAGGTTTGGATGCCGAAAAACAGAAGATGTATGATGATCTGAAAGCCAGGAAAGGAAAAGACTTTGACAGAAAATACACAGATCTTATGGTGAGTGATCACAAAGAAGATGTAGAAGCATTCAAAAAAGAAGCAACAGCGGGAAAGGAAGCTTCATTAAAATCTTTTGCTTCTAAAATACTTCCTACCCTTGAACATCATTTGAAAGAGTCCGAAAAAGCAAAAAATGCGGTCAAATAA
- the pnuC gene encoding nicotinamide riboside transporter PnuC — MMQDILKQITLPEWFGVLFSVIQVLLARKNNVNNYLFGIAGILLTLYVMVTSKLYAEFTLNLYYLIMSIYGWLYWKFGKQKSEMEISVTTTAEKWITGGIVVGTFSLFWFFLTHFTDSDVPVWDSLVSAFAWAGMWLMARRKIENWVILNVSNIISIPLMIHKELYLYAILTSFLFLVAISGYIEWKKILKNKAHAQ, encoded by the coding sequence ATGATGCAGGACATTTTAAAACAAATTACCTTACCGGAATGGTTTGGAGTCTTATTTTCAGTCATTCAGGTTTTGCTGGCCCGTAAAAACAATGTGAACAATTATCTTTTCGGAATTGCAGGGATCCTGCTTACGCTGTATGTGATGGTTACTTCAAAGCTGTATGCAGAATTTACCTTAAATCTTTATTATCTGATCATGAGCATCTACGGATGGCTGTACTGGAAATTCGGGAAGCAGAAATCCGAGATGGAAATTTCGGTGACCACCACTGCAGAAAAATGGATTACCGGAGGTATTGTTGTGGGAACTTTTAGCTTATTCTGGTTCTTCCTCACTCATTTTACAGATTCGGATGTCCCGGTTTGGGATTCTTTGGTAAGCGCCTTCGCATGGGCCGGAATGTGGCTGATGGCCAGACGGAAGATTGAAAACTGGGTGATCCTGAATGTCAGTAATATCATTTCTATTCCTTTAATGATTCATAAGGAGTTATATCTCTATGCCATTTTAACGTCATTTTTATTTTTAGTGGCTATTTCCGGATATATAGAATGGAAGAAAATTCTTAAGAACAAAGCTCATGCTCAGTAG
- a CDS encoding GNAT family N-acetyltransferase, with amino-acid sequence MQLYTERLLLRDITLDDQQDIFNYRSDAEANQFQGWIPETLEEVERFIQRNNKEFNQPESWYQLLITDKETKAVIGDIGVHFIGEENVQAEFGITINTSFQGKGYASEAIKAVIDHLFNDLHKHRITASVDPDNTPSIQLMERIGLRKEGHFVKSLFWKNNWVDDVIYAVLREEWPAK; translated from the coding sequence ATGCAACTTTATACAGAAAGACTCCTACTGCGCGACATTACCCTGGATGATCAACAGGATATTTTCAATTACCGTTCTGATGCGGAAGCCAATCAATTTCAAGGCTGGATTCCTGAAACGCTGGAAGAGGTGGAACGTTTTATTCAAAGAAACAATAAAGAATTCAATCAGCCCGAAAGTTGGTATCAGCTGCTGATTACTGATAAAGAAACAAAGGCGGTTATAGGAGATATAGGAGTTCATTTTATTGGAGAAGAAAATGTGCAGGCAGAATTCGGAATTACAATAAATACTTCTTTTCAGGGGAAAGGTTATGCTTCTGAGGCTATAAAAGCTGTCATTGATCACTTATTTAATGATTTGCATAAGCATAGAATAACAGCATCCGTAGATCCTGACAATACCCCTTCTATTCAACTGATGGAAAGAATCGGTTTAAGGAAAGAAGGACATTTTGTGAAAAGTCTCTTCTGGAAAAATAACTGGGTAGATGATGTTATTTATGCGGTTCTCCGTGAAGAATGGCCCGCGAAGTAG
- a CDS encoding acyl-CoA dehydrogenase family protein: MLSSKKIRKELQGSSVISDRVIQYIHEEGFLKIWVPEKYGGLGYRFEEGLKALFAWAETDGSFGWMLTLCAGANYFSRNMKPEVAALLFSHAETCFGGSGMVGGTAEKQSDNTYLINGIWNFATGAPHLTHFTLNAKITENGKPITDKDGNEMIRSFIIPKGQAEIIPNWKSMGMKATGTYSFTIKNVAVSEEFSFIYDTFFTNDILDSIPFRVFADLTLLVNYLGMASHFIEEAVLLRPEINFKNFTESVEKHLKKVLNIAREVEDRLGDHKEISEDQQNEIHQYGVDLVQQLSHQVLAVYTQLGIRATDRNSAIYQIFCDYFTAAMHANFRLSADEQNFSF, from the coding sequence ATGCTCAGTAGTAAAAAGATCAGAAAAGAACTTCAGGGATCGTCTGTAATTTCTGACAGGGTGATACAGTATATTCATGAAGAAGGATTTCTTAAGATCTGGGTGCCGGAAAAATACGGTGGTCTCGGATATCGTTTTGAGGAAGGCCTTAAAGCATTATTTGCCTGGGCTGAGACCGATGGAAGCTTTGGCTGGATGCTGACACTTTGTGCCGGGGCTAACTATTTTTCAAGAAATATGAAGCCTGAAGTTGCTGCGTTACTTTTTTCTCATGCTGAAACCTGTTTTGGGGGAAGCGGGATGGTAGGCGGAACCGCAGAAAAGCAAAGTGATAATACCTATCTGATTAATGGGATATGGAATTTTGCAACAGGGGCACCTCATCTGACTCATTTTACACTGAATGCCAAAATTACAGAAAACGGGAAACCGATAACCGATAAAGACGGTAATGAGATGATCCGCTCATTCATCATTCCGAAAGGGCAGGCTGAAATCATTCCCAACTGGAAATCTATGGGAATGAAAGCTACCGGAACGTACTCCTTTACCATTAAAAATGTTGCTGTAAGTGAAGAGTTCAGCTTTATCTACGATACTTTTTTCACGAACGATATTCTGGACAGTATTCCGTTTCGGGTTTTTGCAGACCTGACACTGCTGGTGAACTATCTGGGAATGGCTTCTCATTTTATTGAAGAAGCAGTACTGCTTCGTCCTGAAATAAATTTCAAAAACTTTACAGAGTCCGTTGAAAAGCATTTGAAAAAGGTATTAAACATTGCCAGAGAAGTAGAAGACAGACTTGGTGATCACAAAGAGATTTCGGAAGATCAACAAAATGAAATTCATCAATATGGAGTAGATCTGGTTCAGCAATTATCTCATCAGGTCCTTGCAGTTTATACGCAGTTGGGAATCCGGGCAACGGATCGAAACTCTGCCATTTATCAGATATTCTGTGATTATTTTACGGCAGCCATGCATGCTAATTTCAGGCTTTCTGCTGATGAGCAGAATTTTTCTTTCTGA
- a CDS encoding alpha-ketoglutarate-dependent dioxygenase AlkB family protein, with amino-acid sequence MTQLSLFNAEELYEFPKDLLEYREHFLSLEEADSLKNHLLTTTPWKHRTQKMYDKIVLTPRLTAWYGDPETAYPLGNGEVENNVWTPELFSLKLRIEETFGYRFNSVLLNLYRDHNDSVAWHRDKESRYGNRPVIASISLGQTRNFDFRKKDHHQSKYSLPLPHGSLLIMKGDLQENWEHRVAKSVTSMKERINLTFRLVR; translated from the coding sequence ATGACTCAGCTCAGTTTGTTCAACGCAGAAGAATTATATGAATTTCCAAAAGACCTTCTGGAGTACAGAGAACATTTTCTGAGCCTGGAGGAAGCGGATAGCCTTAAAAACCATTTGCTTACTACAACTCCATGGAAACACCGTACTCAGAAAATGTACGATAAGATAGTGCTGACCCCTCGCTTAACGGCCTGGTATGGAGACCCGGAAACTGCCTATCCATTGGGAAATGGTGAAGTAGAGAATAACGTATGGACTCCTGAACTGTTTTCTTTAAAACTCCGGATAGAGGAAACGTTTGGGTATCGTTTCAACTCTGTATTGCTTAATCTTTACAGGGATCATAATGACTCTGTTGCCTGGCACCGGGATAAAGAAAGCAGGTATGGAAACCGTCCGGTGATTGCCTCCATAAGCTTGGGACAGACCCGGAACTTTGATTTTCGCAAAAAAGATCATCACCAGAGCAAATACAGCCTGCCTCTTCCTCATGGTTCATTATTAATTATGAAAGGAGATCTTCAGGAAAACTGGGAACACAGGGTTGCTAAGTCTGTAACCTCAATGAAGGAACGTATTAATCTTACATTCCGGTTGGTTCGTTAA
- a CDS encoding PA2169 family four-helix-bundle protein: protein MKNELVNLITEKQGTPEDSASIAGAMHRTWIDIKNSFTMGNLVESTLENVVFGEKAAIETYQNALDSGNLSETSFQTVSEQLGKLKDSYRQFKKIEEYKKKE, encoded by the coding sequence ATGAAAAATGAACTTGTAAACCTCATCACAGAAAAACAGGGAACTCCGGAAGATTCAGCTTCCATTGCAGGAGCCATGCACAGAACATGGATTGATATTAAAAATTCTTTTACCATGGGGAACCTGGTAGAGTCAACCTTAGAAAATGTAGTATTTGGAGAAAAAGCGGCTATAGAAACCTATCAAAATGCTCTTGACAGTGGAAATCTTAGTGAGACAAGTTTTCAAACGGTTTCGGAACAGCTTGGGAAACTGAAGGATTCATACCGGCAGTTTAAGAAAATTGAAGAATACAAAAAGAAGGAATAA